One Ignavibacteria bacterium genomic window carries:
- the kbl gene encoding glycine C-acetyltransferase, giving the protein MYGKFKTILQKELQSIKDAGLFKTERIIESPQGAEITVNGKKVLNFCANNYLGLSSSPKVIDAAHKILDEYGYGMSSVRFICGTQTIHKILEEKISTFLHTDDTILYAAAFDANGGVFEPLLGEKDAIISDELNHASIIDGVRLCKAMRFRYKHNDMADLEKMLIEARQKGAEQIIIVTDGAFSMDGTIANLKAICDLADTYEAMTMTDEAHCTGFLGKTGRGSIEYNDVMGRMDIITGTLGKALGGAMGGFTSGRKEIIEMLRQRSRPYLFSNSLTPSIVGGSIAVFDMLSETTELRDKLEENTMYFRENMTKAGFDIKPGVHPIVPIMLYDAKLAQDMAAKLLEEGIYVIGFFYPVVAKGQARIRVQLSAAHTKEHLDRAISAFTKVGKELGVLKEKEFETVK; this is encoded by the coding sequence ATGTACGGAAAATTCAAAACCATTTTACAAAAAGAACTTCAGTCAATAAAAGATGCGGGCTTATTTAAAACCGAAAGAATAATTGAGTCACCGCAGGGAGCGGAAATTACCGTCAACGGAAAAAAAGTTTTAAACTTCTGCGCGAATAATTATCTCGGCTTGTCATCGAGCCCGAAAGTTATCGATGCTGCCCATAAGATTCTTGATGAATATGGTTACGGAATGTCATCCGTGCGTTTCATCTGTGGAACGCAGACGATTCACAAAATTCTCGAAGAAAAAATCAGCACGTTCCTCCATACCGATGATACGATTTTATATGCAGCTGCCTTTGACGCAAACGGCGGGGTGTTTGAACCTCTGCTTGGCGAAAAAGATGCAATCATTTCCGATGAGCTCAATCACGCAAGCATCATCGATGGAGTTCGCTTGTGCAAAGCAATGAGATTTCGCTATAAGCACAATGATATGGCTGACCTCGAGAAAATGTTAATCGAAGCCAGACAAAAAGGCGCAGAACAAATTATAATAGTAACTGATGGCGCATTCTCAATGGATGGAACAATTGCAAACCTCAAAGCAATCTGCGACCTCGCCGATACTTATGAAGCAATGACAATGACCGATGAAGCACACTGCACGGGCTTTCTCGGAAAAACCGGACGCGGCTCGATTGAATACAACGACGTAATGGGAAGAATGGACATCATAACAGGCACGCTCGGCAAAGCACTTGGCGGCGCTATGGGCGGATTTACAAGCGGAAGAAAAGAAATTATCGAAATGCTCCGTCAAAGAAGCCGTCCTTATTTATTCTCGAACTCGCTTACTCCATCTATTGTCGGCGGCTCAATTGCTGTCTTTGATATGCTCAGTGAAACAACAGAGCTTCGTGACAAGCTTGAAGAGAACACAATGTATTTCAGGGAAAATATGACTAAAGCGGGCTTCGATATTAAGCCTGGTGTTCACCCGATTGTCCCGATTATGCTTTATGACGCAAAGCTGGCGCAGGATATGGCAGCAAAGCTTCTTGAAGAGGGGATTTATGTAATAGGGTTCTTTTACCCGGTTGTTGCAAAAGGACAGGCGCGCATACGCGTTCAGCTTTCCGCCGCTCATACAAAAGAACATCTCGACAGGGCAATCTCAGCATTTACAAAAGTCGGAAAAGAGTTAGGAGTGCTGAAAGAAAAAGAATTCGAAACAGTGAAATAA
- a CDS encoding YHYH protein — translation MKTIIFLFLVIFTVSTASSQTPDLYSWRQNNTVTGYNGILADVQQVFYSASYVYVKATGIPSYTIGPWAMNPNLPVNQNWTFKIARTPVNSPSPTTVGGGQIGVLINGVVLFNSGDAQSYNNQNIWHRIAYYFEGTGFDTSGGHPAPGGAYHYHINMKKLYTANSSQHSPLLGYMFDGYPIYGAYGFANTNGTGGIKRMRSSYRKRNITQRTTLPDGTPLQPSQYGPAISTQYPLGCFIEDYEYIAGYGDLDEHNGRVNVTPEYSSAIYTYYATIDSLGNPEYPYTVGPTYKGVVVAGNTGPGGGHITITETVTQFFPTGIENINEEMGFNLYQNYPNPFNPETNIKFEIAKSGLTTLKVYDMSGKEIAVLINENLSAGGYVVKFGGSNLSSGVYFYKIENNGKSEVKKMILMK, via the coding sequence ATGAAAACGATAATTTTTCTGTTTCTTGTAATCTTCACCGTCTCAACAGCAAGCTCTCAAACTCCTGACCTTTACTCCTGGAGGCAGAACAATACCGTTACCGGTTATAATGGAATTCTTGCAGACGTTCAGCAGGTGTTTTATTCTGCGAGCTATGTTTATGTGAAAGCAACGGGAATACCCTCTTATACAATCGGTCCGTGGGCAATGAACCCGAATCTTCCGGTAAATCAAAACTGGACATTCAAGATTGCAAGAACCCCGGTTAATAGTCCGAGTCCAACAACAGTCGGCGGCGGACAAATCGGTGTGCTGATAAACGGTGTTGTGCTTTTCAATTCAGGTGATGCACAATCATATAACAATCAGAACATATGGCATAGGATTGCTTATTATTTTGAAGGAACAGGTTTTGATACATCAGGCGGACATCCTGCGCCGGGCGGAGCTTATCATTATCACATAAACATGAAAAAACTTTATACCGCAAATTCATCACAGCACTCACCACTGCTTGGGTATATGTTTGATGGTTATCCCATATATGGAGCTTATGGATTTGCAAACACAAACGGAACGGGAGGAATAAAAAGAATGAGGTCGAGTTACAGAAAAAGAAACATTACACAGCGCACAACTCTTCCTGACGGAACACCTTTGCAGCCAAGTCAATATGGTCCTGCAATCAGCACACAATATCCATTAGGATGCTTCATAGAAGATTATGAATACATTGCCGGTTACGGTGACCTGGATGAACATAACGGCAGAGTAAACGTTACTCCTGAATACTCGTCAGCAATTTATACATACTATGCAACGATTGATTCGCTTGGAAATCCTGAATATCCTTATACTGTCGGACCTACTTATAAAGGTGTGGTTGTTGCGGGAAATACAGGTCCGGGAGGCGGACATATAACAATCACAGAAACAGTAACGCAGTTTTTCCCGACAGGAATTGAAAACATAAATGAGGAAATGGGATTTAATTTGTATCAAAATTACCCTAATCCTTTTAATCCCGAAACGAATATTAAATTTGAGATTGCAAAATCAGGATTAACAACTTTGAAAGTTTATGATATGTCAGGAAAGGAAATCGCAGTTTTGATAAATGAAAATTTATCTGCAGGCGGTTATGTAGTTAAATTCGGCGGCTCAAACTTATCAAGCGGAGTGTATTTTTATAAGATTGAAAACAATGGAAAGTCAGAAGTGAAGAAAATGATTTTGATGAAGTAA
- a CDS encoding HAMP domain-containing sensor histidine kinase, whose translation MRLITKISLWNILIAVLIFLIGGYATYVIYKDGIIKTRDRDLNHQLGETIRRLETGVPPPQQPPLDSQDRRGRPDERMRSITPIPPNENVVIGETFSDTLVFHQPTNKLQPHRKLTSIRNINGQNFKIELTILAYEDNDVIKTVVMSMSILFVALIIVIITSNYFISKKSFKPFYKTLEKAKEFDIKNQHEIKFGSSGIKEFDELNEQLERLTAYAQTEYKTLKEFSENASHEIQTPLAIIKSKLDLLIQSESLTESQRELVMQSFKAVEKLSKLGNALTLLAKIDNNEFRNTENINLKNFINEHISNFKEILELRQIYLAEDLSEKNVIANKTLIDILITNLLQNAIRHNTQNGTINIVLTDKFLEISNTGKNEALNENKIFKRFYKKSADKDSSGLGLSIINKICEYYKYTITYSFKDSVHSFKIEF comes from the coding sequence GTGAGATTAATAACCAAAATAAGTCTGTGGAATATTTTAATTGCCGTTTTAATTTTTTTAATTGGTGGTTATGCAACTTATGTTATTTATAAAGACGGGATTATTAAAACCCGCGACAGGGACTTGAACCATCAATTAGGTGAAACAATAAGAAGACTGGAAACCGGTGTGCCTCCCCCTCAACAACCGCCACTCGACTCACAGGACAGACGCGGCAGACCCGATGAAAGAATGAGAAGCATCACTCCGATTCCTCCCAACGAAAATGTTGTCATCGGGGAAACTTTTTCTGATACACTGGTTTTTCATCAACCTACAAACAAACTTCAACCTCACAGGAAGCTTACGTCAATTAGAAACATAAACGGACAAAATTTTAAAATCGAACTGACAATACTTGCTTATGAAGACAATGATGTGATTAAAACTGTTGTAATGTCTATGTCGATTTTATTTGTTGCTTTGATAATCGTAATTATCACAAGCAATTATTTCATTTCAAAAAAATCTTTCAAGCCGTTTTATAAAACTCTAGAAAAAGCAAAGGAGTTTGATATAAAAAATCAACATGAAATAAAATTCGGTAGCTCGGGAATAAAAGAGTTTGACGAACTGAATGAACAGCTTGAAAGATTAACGGCTTATGCACAGACAGAATATAAAACGCTTAAAGAATTTTCCGAAAACGCATCTCATGAAATACAAACACCGCTTGCAATTATAAAAAGCAAGTTGGATTTGTTAATTCAGTCAGAAAGCTTAACGGAAAGCCAAAGAGAGCTAGTAATGCAGTCTTTCAAAGCAGTTGAAAAACTTTCGAAGCTGGGCAATGCGCTGACGCTTCTTGCAAAAATCGATAATAATGAATTCAGAAATACAGAAAACATAAATCTTAAAAACTTCATAAATGAACACATTAGCAACTTTAAAGAAATTCTTGAACTAAGACAAATTTATTTAGCAGAAGATTTATCTGAAAAAAATGTAATTGCAAATAAAACACTGATTGATATTTTAATTACAAATCTTTTGCAAAATGCAATAAGGCATAATACCCAAAACGGAACTATAAATATTGTGCTTACGGATAAATTTCTCGAAATCTCGAATACAGGAAAGAACGAGGCATTAAATGAAAATAAAATTTTTAAGAGATTTTATAAAAAAAGCGCTGACAAAGACTCATCAGGGCTTGGGTTATCAATCATAAATAAAATTTGTGAATATTATAAATACACAATAACTTATTCTTTCAAAGATTCAGTTCATTCATTCAAGATTGAGTTTTAA
- a CDS encoding response regulator transcription factor → MKILIVEDEPELNKDIKEYLFQNECVCEAVSDFKTAREKFFSYDYDILVLDIMLPDGNGMHLLEELKKEKSETGVLIISAKNSLDDKISGLNLGADDYLAKPFHLPELLARVKAIYRRKKFSGFDSIKFNEIEINTEHKEVFINQKKIELTLKEYELLLYFIANKNRVLTKDAIAEHLWGDYMDSSDNFDFIYQHVKNLRKKIMNLSGNDYIKTVYGLGYKFSDSEK, encoded by the coding sequence TTGAAGATATTAATTGTCGAGGATGAACCTGAGCTTAACAAAGATATAAAAGAATATCTTTTTCAGAATGAATGCGTCTGCGAAGCAGTTTCGGATTTTAAAACTGCACGTGAAAAATTTTTTTCTTATGATTATGACATTCTTGTCCTCGACATCATGCTTCCTGACGGAAACGGAATGCATCTTCTTGAAGAACTTAAAAAAGAAAAATCCGAAACAGGCGTTTTAATAATTTCCGCAAAAAATTCTCTTGATGACAAAATCAGCGGTCTGAATCTTGGCGCTGATGATTATCTCGCAAAACCATTTCACCTTCCCGAACTTCTTGCCAGAGTAAAAGCCATTTACAGACGAAAAAAATTCAGCGGGTTTGACAGCATTAAGTTCAACGAAATTGAAATAAATACCGAACATAAAGAAGTTTTCATAAATCAAAAAAAGATTGAACTCACTCTGAAGGAATATGAGCTTCTTCTTTATTTCATTGCAAATAAAAACCGGGTTCTGACAAAAGACGCCATAGCCGAGCATCTGTGGGGAGATTACATGGATTCGTCCGATAATTTTGATTTTATTTATCAGCATGTTAAAAATCTCCGCAAGAAAATCATGAATTTAAGCGGAAATGATTATATAAAAACGGTTTATGGACTGGGGTATAAATTCAGCGATTCCGAGAAATAA
- a CDS encoding glycosyl hydrolase family 18 protein — protein sequence MKKIIPVVSLFFLLLTNSLRAQTPAPALVGYWQNWQDSQSPYIQLTQVDSSYNMIMVSFATPVEGTTYNMTFTPEVVTQAMLKAQIDTMKMRGKKVNISIGGANHPIYMLDTNQRNTFINSLFTIITTYNFDGVDIDIEGASIPPASGTINNPTDPKMVNMIEAIKRLMVRYRQQYNKKMSLTMAPETAYITGGFFAYSGINGALLPLVQAFRDSIDVIHPQLYNSGSMYGLDSVIYNQGTADFIISQTESLIRGFTPWTTPAAGTFLGINANKVAIGLPACSSAAGGGYVHPDTVKAAINYLRGLAPKPAHYTLKGGPYPTLRGMMTWSINWDAVSTCHPRYEFANNYYAIFHPVGSNINNISSNATTFKLHQNYPNPFNPSTSIRFSLQKTGFVSLKIYDINGKEVAVLINNNLSQGEYIFDFNANELPSGTYFYKLSAGNFTETKKMMLVK from the coding sequence ATGAAAAAAATAATTCCGGTCGTTAGTTTATTTTTTTTGTTATTAACAAATTCTCTTCGCGCGCAAACTCCAGCTCCTGCACTTGTAGGTTATTGGCAGAACTGGCAGGATTCACAATCGCCTTATATTCAGCTCACGCAGGTAGATTCCAGTTATAACATGATAATGGTTTCGTTTGCAACTCCGGTTGAAGGAACCACATATAACATGACATTTACTCCTGAAGTTGTAACACAAGCAATGCTGAAAGCACAGATTGACACGATGAAGATGCGCGGAAAAAAGGTAAATATTTCAATCGGCGGAGCGAATCATCCTATTTACATGCTGGACACAAACCAACGCAATACTTTTATAAATTCTCTTTTTACGATTATAACCACATATAACTTTGACGGAGTTGATATTGATATCGAAGGCGCATCGATTCCACCAGCAAGCGGAACGATTAATAATCCCACCGACCCGAAGATGGTAAATATGATTGAAGCAATAAAAAGATTAATGGTGAGATACCGCCAGCAGTATAATAAAAAAATGTCTCTTACTATGGCTCCTGAAACTGCATATATAACGGGAGGGTTTTTTGCATATTCCGGAATTAACGGAGCGCTTCTTCCGCTTGTGCAGGCATTCAGAGATTCAATTGATGTCATTCATCCTCAATTGTATAACAGCGGAAGCATGTACGGGCTTGACTCTGTAATTTATAATCAGGGAACTGCTGATTTTATTATTTCTCAAACCGAATCATTAATAAGAGGATTTACGCCGTGGACGACACCCGCAGCCGGAACATTTCTTGGTATAAACGCTAACAAAGTTGCAATAGGGTTACCTGCATGCTCAAGCGCTGCCGGAGGCGGATACGTTCATCCTGATACTGTGAAAGCCGCAATAAATTACCTGCGCGGACTTGCGCCAAAACCGGCGCATTACACTTTGAAGGGTGGTCCTTATCCAACTCTGCGCGGAATGATGACGTGGTCAATAAATTGGGATGCAGTTTCAACCTGCCATCCGCGATATGAGTTTGCAAATAATTATTATGCAATTTTTCATCCTGTCGGAAGCAACATAAATAATATTTCTTCTAATGCAACAACTTTCAAGCTTCATCAGAATTATCCGAATCCGTTCAATCCGTCCACATCGATAAGATTCAGCTTGCAAAAAACAGGATTTGTATCATTAAAGATTTATGACATTAACGGAAAAGAGGTCGCTGTTTTAATCAATAATAATTTATCGCAGGGGGAATATATTTTTGATTTTAATGCTAATGAACTGCCAAGCGGAACGTATTTTTATAAACTGAGTGCAGGTAATTTTACAGAAACGAAAAAAATGATGTTAGTAAAATAA
- a CDS encoding carotenoid biosynthesis protein produces the protein MEQTGVVHEKKSVTGFLWLLAVLYFFVVVGNSFAPQIITRDMFNFGSILLPFIFAIVHGKMRYGLKNMAVFAVISLIVGNFYENLSVETTFPFGNYYYSDNLGPKIWNVPIIIGFAYFSIGYLAWIMAQSLIGALAPVLKKTNIFFVPVVAAFLVASWDFSFDPDSSTINGDWVWREGGGYFGVPFSNFTGWYLCVYTFFQIFAWYISRQPESDFKNMPAANKTYWYQAAIFYAIYAIDFILGKYTAPIYNVTDPAGKTWSTGDIHDTMAIISIFTMIFFSILSLIIVKNNEKIPEG, from the coding sequence ATGGAACAAACAGGAGTTGTACACGAAAAAAAATCTGTTACAGGTTTTCTCTGGCTACTTGCAGTTTTATATTTTTTTGTTGTTGTCGGCAATAGTTTCGCTCCGCAGATTATTACGCGTGATATGTTTAACTTCGGAAGCATACTGCTTCCGTTTATATTTGCCATAGTTCATGGTAAAATGCGATACGGACTCAAGAACATGGCTGTGTTTGCAGTCATAAGTCTCATTGTTGGAAATTTTTATGAAAACCTGAGCGTCGAGACGACATTTCCGTTCGGGAATTATTATTACAGTGATAATCTCGGACCAAAAATCTGGAATGTTCCCATCATAATCGGGTTTGCATATTTTTCAATCGGCTATCTTGCATGGATTATGGCGCAGTCATTGATTGGCGCGCTTGCTCCGGTTTTAAAGAAAACAAATATTTTTTTCGTTCCTGTTGTTGCAGCGTTCCTTGTGGCAAGCTGGGACTTTTCATTCGACCCTGACTCATCAACGATAAACGGCGACTGGGTATGGCGTGAAGGCGGAGGATATTTCGGCGTTCCGTTTTCGAACTTTACAGGATGGTACTTATGTGTTTATACTTTCTTCCAGATATTTGCGTGGTATATATCCAGACAGCCGGAGTCTGACTTTAAAAATATGCCTGCTGCAAACAAAACTTACTGGTATCAGGCAGCAATATTTTATGCAATATATGCGATTGATTTTATTCTTGGCAAATATACTGCTCCCATATATAATGTTACCGACCCCGCAGGAAAAACATGGTCAACGGGCGACATTCACGACACAATGGCGATTATATCAATTTTCACGATGATTTTTTTCTCTATTTTATCTTTAATAATAGTTAAGAATAACGAAAAAATTCCTGAGGGTTAA
- a CDS encoding DUF1697 domain-containing protein gives MTSYTAFLRGINVGGHKLIKMEELNRIFVSLGFKNIKTFIQSGNVLFDAPGKSSAAALEKPDKKIEAKIEAGLKKALGYEVRTTVRTVDELKKLIELDPFKKFSKLSPKEAKMYVSFLYDEPEHKPKLPYKSPEKDFEIIGMNKLSSREVFIIAYPSVKKGGDYMTYLSKEFKKIQNTTRNWNTILKMISPISNE, from the coding sequence ATGACCTCATACACCGCTTTCTTACGGGGGATTAATGTTGGCGGGCATAAGCTCATAAAGATGGAAGAGCTGAACAGGATTTTTGTTTCGCTCGGGTTCAAGAACATCAAGACTTTCATACAAAGCGGGAACGTGCTTTTCGATGCACCGGGCAAAAGCTCCGCGGCGGCTTTGGAAAAACCCGATAAAAAGATTGAAGCAAAAATCGAGGCAGGCCTGAAGAAAGCGCTCGGCTATGAAGTGAGAACGACTGTGCGGACAGTAGATGAATTGAAAAAACTGATTGAGCTCGACCCGTTCAAGAAATTCAGCAAGCTCTCACCGAAAGAAGCAAAGATGTATGTAAGTTTTTTATATGACGAACCGGAGCACAAGCCGAAGCTTCCTTATAAATCACCCGAGAAAGATTTTGAAATTATAGGAATGAATAAATTAAGCAGCCGCGAGGTGTTCATCATCGCATATCCCTCTGTCAAGAAAGGCGGTGACTACATGACTTATCTCTCGAAAGAGTTTAAGAAAATTCAAAACACCACAAGGAATTGGAATACGATTTTGAAAATGATTTCACCAATTAGCAATGAGTAA
- a CDS encoding nucleotidyltransferase domain-containing protein: MQNHQDLCIYTTGSYGRLEACEFSDIDLFFLYDNNKEKEFPKIDKILIDSGIIKICREMNFPEFSSDGEYLQIHNVNNFYDELGSRKDDHCNYFTARMLLLLEGRFIYNKNLYEKIIDTTINKYYKDFHGHEKDFKPVFLVNDVIRFWRTMCLNYEHSRNRKSDASTKVSDYELNLKKNKAHIKNLKLRFSRKLICYSFLLSVLYSAEILDEKSIKSIISLTPLDRLKKLTEMGKVKKEDIDLLIEHYSWFLEKMQVENQALLEWVSIQKNRDEAFGKSREFAKKIFKIMMNVDNSDNLLYFLI; the protein is encoded by the coding sequence TTGCAAAATCATCAAGATTTATGCATTTATACAACTGGCTCATATGGAAGATTAGAAGCATGTGAATTTTCAGATATTGACTTATTTTTTCTTTATGATAACAACAAAGAAAAAGAATTTCCAAAAATTGATAAAATATTAATTGATTCTGGAATAATAAAAATTTGTCGAGAAATGAATTTTCCAGAATTTTCAAGTGATGGTGAATATCTACAAATACATAACGTAAATAATTTTTATGATGAATTGGGAAGCAGAAAAGATGACCATTGTAATTATTTTACAGCAAGAATGTTATTACTTTTAGAAGGCAGGTTTATATATAATAAAAATTTATATGAAAAAATTATTGATACAACGATAAATAAATATTATAAGGACTTTCATGGGCACGAAAAAGATTTCAAGCCTGTTTTTTTAGTAAATGACGTTATAAGGTTTTGGCGAACAATGTGCCTAAATTATGAACATAGCAGAAATAGGAAATCCGATGCAAGCACAAAAGTGTCTGACTATGAATTGAATCTCAAAAAAAATAAAGCTCACATTAAAAATCTTAAACTAAGATTTAGTAGGAAATTAATTTGTTATTCATTCCTTTTAAGTGTTCTTTATAGTGCCGAAATTTTAGACGAAAAAAGCATTAAATCAATAATTTCATTGACTCCTTTGGATAGACTTAAGAAATTAACTGAAATGGGTAAAGTTAAAAAAGAAGATATTGATTTGTTAATTGAACATTATTCTTGGTTTTTAGAAAAAATGCAAGTTGAAAATCAAGCTTTATTAGAATGGGTAAGTATACAAAAAAACCGTGATGAAGCCTTTGGAAAATCTAGAGAATTTGCTAAAAAAATTTTCAAAATAATGATGAATGTTGACAATAGTGATAATTTATTATATTTTTTGATATGA
- a CDS encoding LptF/LptG family permease yields the protein MILYRYILKAHIGPFFFALAIVVFLFLFQFLMKSIDQLIGKGLSIWIIIQLISLNLAWMLTLAVPMAVLVATLMAFGNFASNNEITAAKAGGVSLTKLMIPVILISGILCYLMVRFNNDVLPEANHKARVLFSDITRTKPTLILEPGKFSEDIGGAKILVNKTFPNSNNIEGIFIYDNSRGNYKNLFTAQSGDIGFSNDFKNIILNLSKGEIHQYNTGDPANKYRKVEFEKHRMILPAENFGFQQSGEGSLIRGDRELPAETMRNIADSLQLVLNKADSTFAARVINEINIVASLNYKDTVYKQYLPDAKDSALTPEFYAVKNKTFDSLNSIAKRVFALVQSGKTHQTFKQEASKQIDSYLVEIYKKYSIPFACIVFALIGAPLGYRVRKGGFGIAAGFSLLFFLLYWASLIGGEKLADRGLLSPFMGMWIANIILGVFGLYLMFKSS from the coding sequence TTGATTCTTTACCGCTACATATTAAAAGCTCATATCGGACCGTTTTTCTTTGCGCTGGCGATTGTGGTTTTTCTTTTCCTGTTTCAGTTTTTGATGAAGTCAATCGACCAGCTCATCGGGAAAGGTCTCAGCATCTGGATAATCATTCAGCTTATCTCGCTTAACCTTGCGTGGATGCTCACGCTTGCCGTTCCGATGGCTGTGCTTGTCGCAACACTTATGGCGTTCGGGAATTTTGCATCGAACAACGAAATCACCGCCGCAAAAGCAGGGGGAGTAAGCTTGACGAAGCTTATGATTCCCGTGATTTTGATTTCTGGAATTTTATGTTACCTGATGGTGCGCTTCAACAACGACGTTCTTCCCGAAGCGAATCATAAGGCGCGTGTGCTATTCAGTGACATCACGCGGACAAAACCGACACTCATTCTCGAACCGGGGAAATTCAGCGAGGATATCGGCGGAGCAAAAATTCTCGTGAACAAAACTTTTCCGAACAGCAACAACATAGAGGGAATTTTTATTTATGATAACTCGCGGGGCAATTATAAAAATCTTTTTACAGCGCAAAGCGGTGATATTGGATTCTCAAACGATTTCAAAAATATAATTTTAAATCTCAGCAAAGGCGAAATTCATCAATACAACACAGGTGACCCTGCTAATAAATACCGCAAGGTTGAATTTGAAAAACACAGGATGATTCTGCCTGCGGAAAATTTCGGGTTCCAGCAATCAGGTGAGGGAAGCTTAATCCGCGGCGACCGTGAGCTTCCGGCTGAAACAATGAGAAATATTGCTGACAGTCTGCAGCTGGTTCTTAACAAAGCCGACAGCACTTTTGCTGCAAGAGTCATAAATGAAATAAATATTGTTGCTTCGCTGAATTATAAGGACACGGTTTATAAACAATATCTTCCTGATGCAAAAGACTCTGCTTTGACTCCCGAATTTTATGCCGTGAAAAATAAAACTTTCGACAGCTTGAACTCAATTGCAAAAAGAGTTTTCGCATTGGTGCAATCGGGAAAAACACATCAGACTTTTAAGCAGGAAGCATCAAAACAAATCGATTCATATCTCGTTGAGATTTATAAAAAATATTCCATTCCGTTTGCATGTATAGTGTTTGCTTTAATCGGCGCACCGCTCGGCTATCGCGTGAGAAAAGGCGGGTTCGGAATTGCCGCGGGGTTCTCGCTTTTATTTTTTCTGCTTTACTGGGCGTCACTCATTGGCGGGGAAAAGCTCGCAGACAGGGGACTTCTCTCGCCGTTTATGGGAATGTGGATTGCCAATATTATTTTAGGGGTATTCGGATTGTATTTAATGTTTAAATCGTCTTAG
- a CDS encoding Gfo/Idh/MocA family oxidoreductase encodes MDKAKIAVVGLGGVAQIIHLPCLLRMNDVEIVALVDTDFSKAKKVAAKHNIKGAYKDIDKMLEENPDINGVIISAQTNVHKNLAIAALEAGKDILVERPLARNLKEAEPIVEAAKKAKRKLMVGMNNRFRYDVMMQRTFVKSKELGDIFFVKTGWFKTRSSEQKWFTEKEKSGGGVVIDNGIAMLDTGMWMLGFPDVYSVSAINHYHNTKSVEDTNFTLIKFKNGSSLNLEVSWSLIRDEFFYCNVYGEKGCSAINPLKIFKKMESNILNITPTNIKMSANPFKNSYELELKHFIGVLKGNDKLISSGEEALKVMEIIDAIYKSAKSGKEIIFK; translated from the coding sequence ATGGATAAAGCCAAAATTGCAGTTGTGGGTCTGGGTGGTGTAGCTCAAATAATACACCTTCCATGTCTATTACGTATGAATGACGTTGAAATCGTTGCGCTTGTCGATACCGATTTCAGCAAAGCAAAAAAAGTTGCAGCAAAGCATAACATCAAAGGCGCATATAAAGACATCGATAAGATGCTCGAAGAAAACCCCGATATAAACGGTGTGATTATTTCTGCGCAGACAAACGTTCATAAAAATCTTGCAATAGCCGCGCTTGAAGCAGGCAAAGATATTCTTGTTGAAAGACCACTCGCAAGAAATCTGAAAGAAGCAGAGCCGATTGTCGAAGCTGCGAAGAAAGCAAAGCGCAAGCTCATGGTGGGTATGAATAACCGCTTCAGATATGACGTGATGATGCAGAGAACTTTTGTCAAATCAAAAGAGCTTGGCGATATTTTCTTTGTGAAGACCGGCTGGTTCAAAACGCGGAGCTCCGAGCAAAAATGGTTTACAGAAAAAGAAAAATCAGGCGGAGGCGTTGTTATTGATAACGGTATTGCAATGCTCGATACGGGAATGTGGATGCTCGGTTTTCCTGATGTTTATTCTGTTTCTGCTATTAATCATTATCATAATACAAAATCGGTTGAAGATACAAACTTCACTCTGATAAAATTCAAAAACGGTTCTTCGCTTAATCTTGAAGTAAGCTGGAGCTTAATTCGCGATGAGTTTTTCTATTGTAACGTGTATGGAGAAAAAGGATGCTCTGCTATTAACCCTCTGAAGATTTTCAAGAAGATGGAAAGCAATATTCTTAACATCACTCCGACTAACATAAAAATGTCAGCAAATCCGTTTAAAAATAGTTACGAACTTGAGCTAAAACACTTCATAGGTGTGTTAAAGGGGAACGATAAGCTTATTTCTTCGGGTGAAGAAGCGCTAAAAGTGATGGAAATTATCGATGCAATATATAAATCGGCAAAAAGCGGTAAGGAAATAATTTTTAAATAA